The Prevotella sp. oral taxon 299 str. F0039 genome has a segment encoding these proteins:
- a CDS encoding NAD kinase: MKKKVKTSAIMPQTPLTFALFGSVYQSADRDFLHQLLSCLHEKGAHVLVEEAYLAFVNNTLGKHNYALTSFKDLDVTPHFVVSIGGDGTLLRTASKVLEREVPIIGINTGRLGFLADTLPSYISEVIDSIYAGTYTVERHSALEIKTIGEELNMHSYALNEVALLKRDMASMISIDTFVDDEHLITYQSDGLIVSTPTGSTAYNLSNGGPIIDPVASVFCLTAVAPHSLSVRPMIISDHSKVHLKVHSRSHNYLVAIDGNSKALQDTTEVIISKAPYTVNIVRKCNKHYFDVLKDKMNWGKDQRK; the protein is encoded by the coding sequence GTGAAGAAAAAAGTAAAAACATCTGCAATAATGCCACAAACACCATTAACATTTGCGCTCTTTGGAAGCGTTTATCAGTCTGCCGACAGAGATTTTCTACATCAGTTATTGAGCTGTTTGCACGAAAAAGGTGCCCACGTGCTGGTTGAAGAGGCTTATTTGGCTTTTGTAAACAATACACTTGGCAAGCACAATTATGCACTTACATCCTTCAAAGACTTAGATGTAACACCCCATTTTGTGGTTTCTATTGGTGGCGATGGTACGTTGTTGCGCACCGCAAGTAAGGTATTAGAACGTGAAGTGCCTATTATTGGTATCAATACAGGGCGTTTAGGATTCTTAGCAGATACCCTTCCTTCTTACATTTCTGAGGTAATCGACAGCATTTACGCAGGTACTTACACTGTAGAAAGGCACTCAGCTTTAGAGATAAAGACCATTGGCGAAGAGCTCAACATGCACTCTTATGCTTTGAACGAAGTGGCTTTATTGAAAAGAGATATGGCTTCGATGATTAGTATTGATACTTTTGTAGACGATGAACATTTAATTACCTATCAATCCGATGGCTTAATTGTTTCTACCCCCACAGGAAGTACGGCTTATAATTTATCGAATGGCGGTCCTATTATCGACCCCGTAGCCTCTGTTTTCTGCTTAACAGCAGTTGCACCGCATAGTCTTAGCGTTCGACCAATGATTATTTCCGACCACTCTAAGGTGCATTTAAAAGTGCATTCTCGTTCGCATAACTACTTAGTTGCGATAGATGGAAACAGTAAAGCATTGCAAGACACTACCGAAGTGATAATATCTAAAGCCCCTTATACGGTGAACATCGTTCGAAAGTGTAACAAACACTATTTCGATGTGTTGAAAGATAAGATGAATTGGGGTAAAGATCAACGCAAATAA
- a CDS encoding DJ-1 family glyoxalase III, with the protein MTTKVYLFLADGFETIEALAVVDILRRGGIEVKTVSIMGRELVESAQKVMVKADELFENTNLNDATLLLLPGGLPGANHLNEHEGLRKAILKHNEEGKKLGAICAAPMVFGSLNLLNNRKATCYPGFEKYLTGAQYTGDFVTIDGNIITAKGAAASLEYAYSLLEWLTNAEKANEIKSGMLYNEQ; encoded by the coding sequence ATGACTACAAAAGTGTATCTTTTCCTTGCCGATGGCTTCGAAACAATAGAAGCATTAGCCGTTGTTGACATTCTACGTCGTGGTGGAATTGAGGTGAAAACTGTTAGTATTATGGGCAGAGAGCTTGTTGAAAGTGCGCAAAAGGTGATGGTAAAAGCCGACGAACTATTCGAAAATACCAACCTAAACGATGCCACTTTGTTGCTTCTTCCTGGCGGTTTACCCGGTGCCAACCATCTAAACGAGCACGAAGGATTGCGCAAAGCCATCTTAAAACACAACGAAGAAGGAAAGAAATTGGGTGCTATTTGTGCTGCTCCAATGGTGTTTGGCTCGCTCAACCTATTGAATAACAGAAAGGCAACATGCTATCCTGGCTTTGAAAAGTATTTAACTGGAGCACAATACACTGGCGATTTCGTTACAATAGATGGCAACATCATCACTGCCAAGGGTGCAGCTGCATCGCTTGAATATGCTTATAGCCTATTAGAATGGCTCACCAATGCAGAAAAAGCCAACGAAATTAAAAGCGGAATGCTTTATAATGAACAATAA
- a CDS encoding YciI family protein: MFVLVIKYEKSIEEVDAVLAEHRAYLQEKYESGHMIASGSQVPRTGGLIICNAASRAEVDKIIANDPFYKKGIASYNVIEFNPVLNSVDNFMKALGK, from the coding sequence ATGTTTGTTTTAGTAATAAAATACGAAAAAAGTATTGAAGAAGTAGATGCTGTTTTGGCAGAACACCGTGCTTATTTGCAAGAAAAATACGAGAGTGGACACATGATTGCATCTGGAAGTCAGGTGCCAAGAACTGGTGGTTTGATTATATGTAACGCCGCTTCACGTGCTGAAGTAGACAAGATTATTGCCAACGACCCATTCTATAAAAAGGGAATTGCATCGTATAATGTTATCGAATTTAACCCTGTTCTAAACAGTGTAGATAACTTTATGAAAGCACTAGGTAAGTAA
- a CDS encoding GH92 family glycosyl hydrolase, producing the protein MNRKLTTCFVATLMFFGVSMKAENKKLRPVDYVNPFIGTTNFGTTNPGAVMPNGLMSVVPFNVMGSNDNKYDKDARWWSTPYEYHNVFFTGFSHVNLSGVGCPDVGSLLLMPTTGELNVDYKQYGSTYKNEVAHPGYYSNTLTKYGIKTEVTADKRSSIARFTFPQGESHILLNLGEGLTNESGAFIRRISDNEFEGMKVLGTFCYNPQAVFPIYFYMKVNKQPKRSGYWKKQRMMSGVEAEWDKDNGKYKLYTEYKREIAGDDIGIFIDFNTKQNEEVEVLMGVSFVSMENARLNAEKELTQTTFESLRLRAEEAWNNDLSKILVEGGSEDQKTVFYTALYHTLIHPNILQDVNGQYPTLERGNIASVSTGDRYTVFSLWDTYRNVHQLLTLVYPVRQQHMLQSMLAMYDEHGWLPKWELYGRETYTMEGDPSIPVIVDSWLKGLRGFDINKAYEAMRKGATTQGAQNKLRPDNDDYMKLGYVPLREQYDNSVSHALEYYIADNALSRLAKALGKDSDAKLFYNRSLGYKHYYSKEYGTFRPILPSGKFYSPFNPLQGENFEPNPGFHEGNAWNYSFYVPHDIKGLTQLMGGSKAFVNKLQMVFDKGYYDPANEPDIAYPHLFSYFKGEEWRTQKEIKRLLNTYFKNAPDGIPGNDDTGTMSAWAVFNMIGFYPDCPGEPAYTLTTPVFDKVTIKLSKEQWGTDELVITSKRSNKEAYRINNITVGGKPFKSYRISHKDLIKARNIHFDVK; encoded by the coding sequence ATGAACCGTAAATTAACTACTTGTTTCGTTGCAACACTGATGTTTTTTGGCGTTTCAATGAAAGCGGAAAATAAGAAATTAAGACCAGTTGACTATGTTAATCCCTTTATAGGAACCACTAATTTTGGTACAACTAACCCCGGAGCAGTGATGCCTAACGGCTTAATGTCGGTCGTTCCCTTTAATGTTATGGGGTCAAACGATAACAAATACGATAAAGATGCACGCTGGTGGTCTACTCCTTACGAATATCATAACGTGTTTTTCACAGGCTTTTCGCACGTAAACTTAAGCGGTGTGGGTTGTCCCGACGTTGGTTCTCTTTTGCTAATGCCTACAACTGGCGAGCTAAATGTAGACTATAAGCAATATGGAAGCACTTATAAAAACGAGGTGGCACACCCTGGTTACTACTCAAATACGCTTACTAAATACGGCATTAAAACCGAAGTCACTGCCGATAAACGCAGTTCTATCGCTCGTTTTACCTTTCCTCAAGGCGAAAGCCACATCCTTTTAAACCTCGGAGAGGGCTTAACTAACGAATCGGGAGCATTCATTCGTCGCATAAGCGATAACGAATTCGAGGGCATGAAGGTGCTAGGCACGTTCTGTTACAACCCTCAGGCGGTGTTTCCAATATACTTTTACATGAAAGTTAATAAGCAACCAAAACGCTCGGGCTATTGGAAAAAGCAACGAATGATGAGCGGTGTGGAAGCAGAATGGGACAAAGACAACGGAAAATATAAGCTATACACTGAGTATAAACGTGAGATTGCAGGCGACGACATTGGTATTTTCATCGATTTCAATACCAAACAAAACGAAGAAGTAGAGGTTTTGATGGGCGTTTCGTTTGTAAGTATGGAAAATGCACGCCTTAATGCCGAGAAAGAATTGACGCAAACCACTTTTGAAAGCTTGCGTCTTAGAGCCGAAGAAGCGTGGAACAACGATTTATCTAAAATACTTGTAGAAGGTGGAAGCGAAGATCAAAAGACCGTTTTCTACACTGCTTTGTATCACACTCTTATCCATCCTAACATCTTACAAGATGTAAATGGACAATATCCAACCCTAGAACGTGGCAATATTGCATCGGTTTCAACTGGTGACAGATACACTGTTTTCTCGCTTTGGGACACTTATCGCAACGTACATCAACTTCTTACACTTGTATATCCAGTGCGTCAGCAACACATGTTGCAGTCTATGTTGGCCATGTATGATGAACATGGCTGGCTACCTAAATGGGAATTGTATGGTAGAGAGACCTATACTATGGAAGGAGATCCATCTATTCCGGTTATAGTTGATAGCTGGTTGAAAGGTTTAAGGGGCTTCGACATCAACAAAGCCTATGAAGCAATGCGCAAAGGAGCCACAACTCAAGGCGCACAAAACAAGCTTCGACCAGATAACGACGATTATATGAAGTTGGGATATGTGCCTCTTCGTGAGCAATACGATAACTCAGTGTCGCACGCTTTGGAGTATTATATTGCGGATAATGCCCTTTCTCGCCTTGCCAAAGCATTGGGTAAGGACAGCGATGCTAAGCTTTTCTACAACCGTTCGTTAGGTTATAAACATTATTATAGTAAAGAATACGGCACATTTAGGCCTATTTTGCCCTCAGGTAAGTTCTATTCGCCATTTAATCCACTACAAGGTGAGAACTTTGAGCCTAACCCTGGCTTCCATGAAGGCAACGCTTGGAACTATAGTTTCTATGTTCCACACGACATTAAGGGCTTAACTCAACTTATGGGAGGTAGCAAAGCGTTTGTAAACAAATTGCAAATGGTGTTCGATAAGGGCTATTACGACCCTGCGAATGAGCCTGATATTGCTTATCCTCACTTGTTTTCATACTTCAAAGGCGAAGAGTGGAGAACTCAAAAAGAAATTAAACGCCTGCTCAACACATACTTTAAGAATGCTCCCGACGGCATTCCTGGTAACGATGACACAGGTACTATGTCGGCATGGGCAGTGTTTAATATGATTGGTTTCTATCCTGATTGCCCAGGAGAGCCTGCTTATACGCTCACAACTCCAGTGTTCGACAAAGTAACCATCAAGCTTTCTAAAGAGCAATGGGGTACCGATGAATTGGTAATTACAAGTAAACGAAGCAACAAAGAGGCTTATCGCATCAACAATATCACTGTAGGTGGAAAGCCATTTAAGAGCTATCGCATCTCGCATAAAGATCTTATCAAAGCACGAAACATTCATTTTGATGTGAAATGA
- a CDS encoding fumarate hydratase has protein sequence MATTPEFKYAPMFQTGEDKTEYYLLTKEGVSTSEFEGKTILKVSKEALTQLTNTAFRDVNFLLRRSHNEQVAKILSDPEASDNDRYVALTFLRNAEVACKGVLPFCQDTGTAIIHGEKGQRVWTDFCDEEALSLGVYKTYTEENLRYSQNAPLNMYDEVNTRCNLPAQIDIEATEGDEYKFLCVVKGGGSANKTYFYQETKAILNKETLVPFLLEKMKTLGTAACPPYHIAFVIGGTSAEKNLLTVKLASTRFYDGLPTTGDETGRAFRDVQLEQELLEASHKIGLGAQFGGKYFAHDIRVVRLPRHGASCPVGLGVSCSADRNIKAKINKDGIWIEKLDDQPSNLIPEELRNAGEGNSVKIDLNLPMDEIRKELTKYPVSTRLSLNGTIIVARDIAHAKLKERLDKGEGLPDYFKNHPVLYAGPAKTPQGLPCGSMGPTTANRMDTYVDLFQQNGGSMVMIAKGNRTQMVTDACKKNGGFYLGSIGGPAAVLSMNSIKSIECVEYPELGMEAVWKIEVEDFPAFILVDDKGNDFFKQLPAGTVNCKK, from the coding sequence ATGGCAACAACTCCTGAATTTAAGTATGCCCCTATGTTCCAAACAGGGGAAGACAAAACAGAGTACTATCTACTCACAAAAGAAGGCGTTTCAACAAGCGAATTCGAAGGAAAAACTATCTTAAAGGTTAGCAAAGAGGCTCTTACTCAGCTCACCAACACAGCGTTCAGAGATGTCAATTTCTTATTAAGACGTTCTCATAATGAACAAGTTGCGAAGATACTTTCAGACCCCGAAGCAAGCGATAACGATCGTTATGTGGCACTAACATTCCTTCGTAATGCCGAAGTTGCATGCAAAGGCGTTCTTCCTTTCTGCCAAGATACAGGTACAGCAATCATACATGGAGAGAAAGGTCAACGTGTTTGGACCGACTTTTGTGATGAAGAAGCTCTTTCATTAGGTGTTTATAAGACTTACACTGAAGAGAACTTGCGTTACTCTCAAAATGCTCCTTTAAACATGTATGATGAAGTTAACACTCGTTGTAACCTACCAGCGCAAATCGATATCGAAGCAACTGAGGGCGATGAGTATAAGTTCTTGTGCGTAGTTAAAGGCGGTGGATCGGCTAATAAGACCTATTTCTACCAAGAAACCAAAGCAATTCTAAACAAAGAGACCCTTGTTCCTTTCCTATTAGAAAAGATGAAGACTCTTGGAACCGCTGCTTGTCCTCCTTATCACATCGCATTTGTTATTGGAGGAACTAGTGCAGAGAAGAACCTTTTAACTGTAAAACTAGCTTCAACTCGTTTCTATGACGGTCTACCAACAACGGGAGACGAAACCGGAAGAGCCTTTAGAGATGTGCAATTAGAACAAGAATTGCTCGAAGCATCACACAAAATTGGTTTAGGAGCACAGTTCGGAGGTAAATATTTCGCACATGATATTCGTGTAGTACGCCTTCCTCGCCACGGAGCATCATGTCCTGTGGGTCTTGGAGTGAGCTGTTCTGCAGACAGAAACATCAAAGCTAAGATCAACAAAGACGGTATTTGGATTGAAAAACTCGACGATCAACCAAGCAACCTCATTCCAGAAGAATTGAGAAATGCAGGCGAAGGCAATTCAGTTAAGATCGACTTGAACCTTCCTATGGACGAGATTAGAAAAGAACTCACCAAATATCCTGTTTCAACTCGTTTGAGCTTGAATGGTACTATCATCGTAGCTCGTGACATTGCACACGCTAAGTTGAAAGAAAGATTAGACAAAGGCGAAGGCTTACCCGATTACTTTAAGAACCATCCTGTGCTTTATGCAGGTCCAGCAAAGACCCCTCAAGGTCTTCCTTGCGGTTCTATGGGACCCACAACTGCCAACCGAATGGATACATACGTTGACCTATTCCAACAAAATGGCGGTTCAATGGTGATGATTGCAAAGGGTAACAGAACTCAAATGGTTACCGATGCATGCAAGAAGAATGGTGGTTTCTACCTCGGAAGTATAGGTGGTCCTGCAGCAGTTCTATCAATGAACAGCATCAAGAGCATTGAATGTGTAGAATATCCAGAGCTTGGAATGGAAGCAGTTTGGAAGATTGAGGTAGAGGATTTCCCTGCATTTATCCTTGTAGACGATAAGGGTAACGACTTCTTTAAGCAACTTCCTGCAGGTACAGTGAACTGTAAAAAATAA